CTCACACACTTCAGTTAGTTTTTCCTCAAAGAGGAAAAGTGTGGACTCTAATCTTTAATTTATAAAAATTTGTTAATTAATTTAAACAGTAATCTCGCCTCAGATTATCCCTTTCAAGGCATGACTAATAGAAACTGAAACAATGGAATTCCTCatctcattcattccaacatTCTTGGCAATAATTTCCAATCATGGTCATTAAAATTCTGTGCTATCTTTCCAATTCTCATTGAGATTGTAGATATTTTACGTATGTGAATtgttttatttccaatttattAATTATTTATTTGAATATATGTGACACAACATTTGAATACAAATCCCATTGTATTTCCTTGGGCAATTTACGCTTTGCAAAAGAAAGTACAAACTTTTGCACAACAATATTTGCTGTAATTTTCCCCCAATGCTTTGATTCAGGAAATCTGACTGAAACATCTCTATATGGCAAAATCCACTCCTGGATTCATGTGGGGCCCTTCACAGTCTTTGTAACCTTGTCAGTTAAATAAGATACTAAAGACTGAAGACAGGAGATATACTTCACTGAGATTGCAAGCAATGTCCTTTCAGTAAATTTCGGCACATTTGCTGAGCATGGCTTTCTTTATTTCTCGCAAAGACACATATAAATATGCTAACTCACTGACCTTTCTTACAGTACTCTGAGAATAGCTCAGGGCCTTTTTTCGGACCAGTCTACTTGGATTGCTAAAACAACTAACATAACTTTTCTTGCTCTGATGGCCTAGAAACTGTCAAAACTAAACTTTTCATCTGATGGTTGGATCTTTTCTTCTGAATAGAACCTGCCTCTGGCGTTTGATTTCTTTTTTTGATTGGTCATAAAAATACAACTCAGTAAACACTGGAGCAATCATCTCAGCAGATAATATGCCTAGTCATTTAGCATATGCCTTTATGATATCTTGGAAACATGGTTTTGACACATTGCTAAAACAAATTGACCtcaatcaaaaaaaaaatcaccttcatGGAACTAGAATCAAAAAACCAATTTACATCTACTTTAGAATCCAAGATCCCAATTAATAATTGTCATAAATCTTAACCATGAAAGAGTCACCAGAATTCTCCTTTTTGGTTTTGTATTCTATGGCTCAATCTATTCAtgtattttatttattcattaaaTGTGAACATTAcgagctaggtcagcatttattgcccattattAATTGCCCCGGAGAAGCTAGTAATGAGGTGCctccttgaactactgcagttctTGGGGTTTAAGGTTACCCATAGTGTGTTAGAAAGGGAATTATAGGATTTTGACAGTGACATAGAAAGAGTGGCGAATATCTGTCTAAATCAGGATGGAGTATGTCTTGGAAGGTAACTTGCAGGAGGCAATGTTTCCATGCGTCTGCTGCTCTTGTTCTTCTGTTAGTCAAGGTTGAGGATTTGGAAGTGCTGGAGAAGGttccttggtgagttactgcagtgcatcttataaatTGTCCACACTGCTGCCATTGCACATCAGTGATGAAGGGAGTAAATGTTGTCCATGATGGAaaggatgccaatcaagtgggctgctttgttctggatggtgtcaaggttcTTGAATATTATTGAAGTTGCACTCGTTAGTcacgtggggagtattccatcgcaatcctgacttgtgtcttgaaATAGTCAACAGACATTGTGGTGTTGTAAGGTGAGTTATTGGCTGCAGGATTCCTGCTCCAACCTGCTGCTAAAACATTTTAAGTTGAAAtgtatggtactggaaaagcacagcaggttaggcaacatctgaggaacaggaaagtcgacgtttcgggcataagcctttactaggaatgtggagggggaaggggactgaaagataaatagaggggtggggttgggctgtgaggaaggtagctgagaagggGATAATTGGATGCAGGTGGTGGataattgtgataggtcggtggggagtGAAGCGGatggatgggaaggaagatggataggtaggacaggtcaagatggCTGTGTCAAGTTGGACGGTTGGATCTAGGATGAAGTGGAGGGAAGGGAGATTTGGAATCTAATGAAGTCgggttgatgctgtgtggttgaagggtcccaaggtggaaggtaaggcattcttcctccagttgtcaggTGGCTTTGAATTggcagtggaggcccaggacttgcacgtATTTGGTGGAGTGAGAGGAGTTGATATGactggccacagggtggtggggttgtttggtgtgtgtgtcccagagatgttccctgaaatgctccACGAGTTGGTGTGCTGTctctccgatgtagaggagaccacatcgagaccAAGGACACGGTAGATGATttgggtggatgtgcaggaaaatctctgctggatgtgaaaacatcccttgggaccttggatagatggggggggggagcgagGTGGTATGCACATGGGTTTTACACCTCGCAAGGGAAGGTACCAGCTGTGgaaggtgggttggtggggggtgtgaaccTAACGAGGGAATCATGGAGGGAATTatctctgcagaatgcagatagggatgttgaaggaaatatatctttggtggaggGGTCTGATTGTAGTTGGTGGAAATGGCAGGTGATAATGTGCTGGAGACTAGTGGGTTGGAAGATGAGGGCTGGGGGGGGGTTCTATCTTTGTTgcagttggggggggtggggttcaagggtggaggtgcggatatggaggagatgtgctggagggaacgtgggaggggaaattgtgattgaaataggaggccatctgagaTGTCCAGGAATGGAATTGACCTTAtacagatttacaaaattatgaggggcatggatagggtaaatagacaaagtctttttcctggggtcagggagtccggaactagagggcataggtttaggttgagaggggaaagatataaaagagacctaagggcaactttttcacacagagggtggtacgtgaatggaatgagttgccagagaaagtggtggacactggtacaattgcaacatttaagaggcatttggatgggtatatgaataggaaaggtttggagggatattggccgggtgctggcaggtgggactagattgggttgggaaatctggtcagcatggacgggttggatcgaagggtttgtttccatgctgtacatctctatgactccatatggtggaggcggaggaattgggagtaatgGATCGCATTTTTACAGGccagggggcggggggggggggggggggggggcgggttgtttgaggaggtgtagtcaaggtagctgtggTAATCgatgggtttgaaatagatgtctgtgttgagttggtcaccagagatagagacagagatgtccaggaagaggagggaggtgtcagagatggtctatGTGAACTTAAGATCAGGGTAGaatgtgtttgtgaagttgatgaactgttcaacctcctcatgggagcacaaggtggcgctgatacagtcatcaatgaaGTGGAAAAGTCTGGTCCATTGAAACCCCAGGATTGTTGATGATGAGGAACTCAGTGACATTAATGCCATTGAACAACAATAGTGCTAGTTAATTTCTTTCTCATTGGAGAGGGTCATTATTTAGTATTTGTGGAGTGTCAATATTACTTGCTATTGATCAGCCCAAGCTTGGATGTTGTCCTGATCTTGCTGTGTATGTACACCATCTGTTTCCGTAGCTGAGCTGCCATGAATTATGTTGAATATTTACAGTCATTGGTGAACTTATTTACAGTcacttctgacctaatgatgggcaggtcattgaggaagcagctgaagatgttagGGCCTAGAAAACTAtcatgaggaactcctgcagtgatgtcctgttACTGAGAACATTGATCCCCAGCAATCTTCTTTTATTCTAGTAATGGCTCCAACCGTCTGAGAGATATTCCCGATTCTCATAAACTCCAGTTTTGCTCGTGCTCCTTAATGCCACTATTGATCAAATGCTgcattgatgtcaagggcagtcactcttatCTCAATGCTGTTTATTAGCTCTTTTGTCGATGTTTCGACCAAGcctgcaatgaggtcaggagccaGGTGGACCTGGTGGAGCTCTGAGCATCAATGAGCAGGTTATTCCTTTGTAAGTGCTGTTTGATAGCAAGGTAAGCAACCCCTTCCATCCCCTGATAAGACTGTAACTAGCCAGATTGGATTTGCCCTATTCTTTGTGCCCAAGTCTTACcatggtgataggtagatgccagtattgtggctggactggaaCAGCTTTGCATGGGCTATTGTTAGTTCTAGAGTATGTCTTCAGTCCAGTGCTGGAATGCTATCTAGACCCATAGTCTTTGCAGAGTAGAGGGCATTTAGCTGTTATTTAAAATTATGTAGAGTGAATCTGGAAGGTTGATGATTGTCACCTGTGTTGCTGGGGATTTCTGGAAGAGACTGACACAGATCATTCACTCATCATTTTGATTGAAGATGGACACAAATATTTccatcaatttttttttgctcTGTTGTCTGGGCTTCCCCATTATTTGGGATGGGCATATCTAAGCAGCCTCCACCTCCTGTTACTTGTTCATTTGTCCAACACAATTCATGACTGGATATGACAGCACTGCAGTGCTTATGTCTGATCCATTGTTTGTGGTGTTTCCGTATATTCTGTCTattgtatgctgtttcagctatTTGGCATCAAATAGTTCTGTTTTTGCATCAGCCGGTTTTCACCTTATTTTCAGGTAAACCTGTTGCTGCTTCTGGTATGCGCTCCTTTTCATTGAATCAGTGTTGATCTCTCAGTTTAATAATAATGgtagagtgggggatatgctACAGAATGAGTTTACAAATCATAATTGAAAACAATGTTGCTCCAACTGATAGACCACACCATGTCCAGTTTGTGTTGCTAGATCTATTCAAGTTCTATCAATATTAGTAATGTCACACAAAACAATGGAGTGTATCATTTCAAGGACTGTACAGTGATCGTCCCTGCCAATACTGTCACAGATGGACACATCTGCAACAAGTAGATTTATGAGGATGAAAGCAATTAGGTTTTTCCCCTTTATTGTTTCCTTCAGCATTTGTCACAGACCCATCTTGCAGCTGTGTCCTAAAGGTGATAGAAAATTGAAGTCACAAGTTTATAAGTCACAAATCACCTTCATATACTTAGAACCACAGTGTCACAAACCCATATCAATCTGTTTGCATTGTTATTGAATGACAACTACTCTATACAAACAGTATTCCCTAACTCATACAGGACATTGTGTATAGCCAGTGTTAGTAGCATCTAAATGGTGGGCAGTAGGCATAGCTTCAACTCCATTTCCTAGTGGAAGAGACAGTGGTTGCCATCATTAAAATAATTGTGGCCGAGCAcatttatgggtggcacggtgacagtggttagcactgttgcctcacagcaccagagacccgggttcaattcccgcctcaggcgattctctgtgtggagtttgcacattctccctgtgtctgcgtgggtttcctcccacagtccaaagatgtgcaggtcaggtgaattgaccatgctaaattgcctgtagtgttaggtaaaggggtaaatgttggggaatgggtgggttgcgcttcggcaggtcggtgtggacttgttgggccgaagggcctgcttccacactgtaagcaatctaatctaatctttgtgggcggcacagtggttagcactgctgcctcacagcgccagagacccgggttcaattcccgcctcaggcgactgactgtgtggagtttgcacgttcaccccgtgtctgcgtgggtttcctccgggtgctctggtttcctcccacagtccaaagatgtgcaggccaggtgaattggcatgctaaattgcccgtagtgttaggtaaggggtagatgtaggggtatgggtgggttgcgctttggcggggcggtgtggacttgttgggccgaagggcctgtttccacactgtaagtaatctaaatctaaagtaATCACATAGCCATTAGTGGGACTTACATGGTTGAAAATGACAGTATCCCTCTACCTAGTCCACCTTCTCATATCTTACTTGCCATCATCCTATAATCTCTTCTGATTTAAAAGCTACTTATGATGTAAGCATTCACTTCTTGGTTTCCTCCTTCTCTGCACAAACCAACTTTTGTGGCACTTGATTTCCACATACTCAAATACAGCAACATGGCTAAGAAGTGGTGGAAACATCAGAGATAGAAAAGCAGGAAAACAGTGATGCAGAAATATTGTGACTTGCTTGGAAACTCACACCCAGCAGCTCATATACAGGTAGCATATCGTAGGTCATGGGACACAAGACAACGTGGCTGCAGCAAGGGTAGGAACAATTATGATACCAGGTGATGTTGTGCATAAGTTTTGCTGTAGATTTCGATTAGATTTTGTTGAAGAAGCTTATGGAAAATTGGTGATGATCTTGCACAGTTAAATACCTGGTGTATTGAAATGCTTGGCAGAAAGCTGATTAGCTATGTCAAGCAGTATGAAGTTTGGTACCAACTTGGTACGCTCTTGGCTCCATCTCATCTAATGTGCAATTTGCCGTCAAATCAATTAGCAGATTTTTAATTTCTTTTTGGCTTGGCACTACAAACAAAGCCAGCATTATTGCTCATTGTGTAATTGGGAGACATTAATGTTGAACCACCTGCTTGAATTGTTGCAGTCCCCTGTGGTGTAGGTAGAGATTTTGTAGTGTCAGAAAAGGAATTTGATGATTTTTACAGAGGAACAGCAAATGAACAATACATTTTTAAGTCATGgagctgtgaaatttgaaaagcaACCAACTTCTACAAATATGATCCAGTTCTAAAGTGGCATTTAGTGAAAGATGTCTTTGCTTCTGATGCAGCACAAGCAAAAGCCACTTATCAATGCTAAATGGAAGCTCCGTAAGATTCGGAGTTCACTTTAGTTTTAATTGTAAGACAAGGACAAGCACAAATCACAAAAATGTTAGGTTAACTTGTTCAGCAGATAGTTGGGAAGGTAAAGAATGTCGGCCTTTATTTCAAATAGAATAAGGCATAAAATAGGAAAGTGCTGCTACATATAAAGCACTAGTTATACCATACATGACACAGTGaatagttttggtccctttatttaaggaattaTATAGTGGCACTGGAGACAATTGAGAGACATTTCACTGGGTTTATCCTGGGCATGGAGGAATTTTCTTATGAGGACATATTGAGTAGTTTGGGCTTGTAGCCATTAGAGTCTAGATGAATGgcaggtgaccttattgaaacataaggtTTTTTAGAGGCCTGACAGAATAGATTGttttctcttgtgggagaatACAGGACCGGAAGCCATAATATTAGAGTAAGACAGCTGGTCTGGAAACATCTATGGAGAAACAAACAGTTAACATTGAGTCCAATGTCTTTTCTTCAGAACTTTGAACTCTCTGTTATCACAGTGGTGAATGCTGAAAGATCTATTCATACTATTAGATCAGATCCCTTATTCTATCCCAGAATTTATCTATTTTCATTGTGTTTAGCACTAACAACATATTATATCAATGGCAGCCAAACATCAGCTACTAGAATATAGGTGGACGCAAAGTAACCAGTTAAAATCACGGGCTTTTTTTGGGAATCCACCAATTTACTCTACAGTGTCCTTTCATAGTTCTATCTTGTCATTATCTTTTTAACAACCAACATAGCTTGTAAAGCTGTCAGTAACAATTATCCAAAATCATCTTCCAATTAATCCTCCAGCTGCTTTAATGCATGTTTGGATGCGCAAGGGAAACTTAAGAGATCTATCCCTATTTTCGTGGCATTTATTTTCATTTAATCCATAAAGCATTTTAGTTCAAATCCTATTGGTTCTTACACATCACCAGCATATCAATTATTTTTGTTTTATGTTCTTCTTTTGACACCAGGGATTAGTGTTTTCATTTAGCTTTAGAATAATTTTAAAAGTTTCAATTGTTCATTGGCATTTGTGCTATCCTTGCTAAAGAGGTCTACCTAATGTATATATTTCATATTCTTCTCCATTTTTGTAAATGTAGCTGTCCTGTAATCCAAAAATAGAAATAAATTATCAGTTACATTTGTCTGGATGGCCATTATGAATTTGTGTACATTGTATGGTAATTTCACGTGTTCAACTAAACATTAGTGAACAAAGGTCAAAACAGTGTGTAGCAGATGAACAATTGTCTCTCTGCCAGTGTTtaggagaaaaaaaatcaccaacTAGGAAATCCAGTCATAAAGTTCAAGCTTAAACATAAAAAGGGGGCTGGTTTGAATGACATTATCTGACAGAGGTAAAGATTTCCGCAGCCTGAATTTTGACAATGTGCTGTCAATATAGAACAAAGCGATTTAAACTGAATTAAATATAATTACTTTCCTGAAAACATTTTTGTAAGATATCTTTACTACACTTGCTTGAAAGAACAAACATCCAACATCAAAAAGGTAACTTTGTAAAATTCTGATAGATGTTAACCTTTATGTTCTTAAATTTCGATGCAAATTTTCCACAGTCATCTGCCACAACCAAACGTTTTATTCCATTCTTCATACAGTTCAAGGTCTTTCAGAGACACACTTGGTCGCACATTTACCAATGCGTTTTTAAAGTCAATGAATGCAATAGGCCGTACTTGGTCAGGTGTGATAGTGGAAATGTCTGCTATCTGAATACTGCGGATTGGCCCCAAAGCTGCCTCACGACAAAGCTGAGTCATGTCAGCTCCTGAATAACCTTCAGATTGTTCAATTATCAACTCTAATTCCTCTGGATTTAGTGAACAGTTTTCATGAGACATTAACTTCATTACTATCTGCCTCCTTGCTGACATTTCTGGTAAAGGGATGTACAGTCTTTTGACCAGACGTCGACGAGCTGCTTCATCTATTTCTTGGGGTCGGTTTGTGGCTCCCACCACAAGAATGCGATCATCTGCTGAAGTAGCCGCACCATCTAACTGCACCAAGAACTCAGTTTTTATTCTTCTCGAAGAATCATGTTCACCATCAACTCTTTGAGATAACAGAGAATCAATTTCATCAATGAAGATGACTGCAGGCTGGTGGCAGCGAGCTACAGCAAACATCGCGCGTACCATTTTTTCACCTTCTCCAACCCACTTGGAAGTTAGTGATGAAGCACTGATGctgaaaaatgttgcccctgactGGCATGCAATGCATTTACCAATTAGAGTTTTACCTGTTCCAGGCGGGCCAAATAAAAGAATTCCTTTGGGTGGACCACGGAGACCAGTAAAAATATCAGGTCTAAGCATTGGCCAAACCACTATCTCCTTAATTGTTGTTTTAGCAAACTCCAGCCCAGCTATATCATCCCAGTTCACTGGGGGGCCATGGTCCATGATCTCACTCATAATAAGTTGAATCATTTTTGGCTCAAGGTTCTTCAAACGCTCATCCACAAGTAGGGAGGCTTCTGAAGAATTGTTCTCTTGAGGCACTGAACACAGTCCACCATTTTCATCTCCATTATCCTGTTTTGATACTGGAGAAATGAGTTTGCCAAATAAGCCACGTGACCTGACTGTGCCTAAAGACTTCTTTGAACTATTGTACAATGTTGTTACTGGTAGTCGCTGAGATTGAGACCGATTTCCAAACTTTTTCTGTTGAACAACATGTAGTTGCTCCTTTGCCGTTTTAAAACAAGTTATGAAACCTtcatcaacagcagcagtgcTACTATCTTCAGATTTTGTATTTCTGGTCATATTATCAAAATTCTTTTGCTTATAATTAGCCCAGTTTCGATTTTGAAAATGGCCATACATCATGTCAGTATGTGAATCACCATCTCTAGATATCTGGGAAGACTTTCTCTTAGATGTGCTACCTGGTGCGTCAGGGGCCAAATTGCCATTAAGAGGCGTACACTGTCCAGATACCGTTCCTGTCTGAGGCATAGTACAATATGCCTCTGTGCCCAATCCAAATAAAGGGTCACCattgagattttttaaaattgttgaTGAAACTGTACCTGTAGACTTTAAAGCACTAGTGTCATCAGTCACTGACTGAGCAGCCAAGAGATCTTGCACCATTTTCGGACATGTAAAGGCACTTGCGGAGTACTTGTCTGAAGGATAATTTTCATTAACATTTCTTGAAGGTACATCAGAGCACAAGATTACACTTTTAATTTTAGGAACTGAGTCTTTTGTATCAGTGGGTGAAGTTTCTATTTTATGACCGTCTAAATTTGCCACACTATTGGTTTTACCGACTACTACTGAAGCATCAGAAGCGGGTACCAGCAAATCCCGAGCTATTTTACTAGATTTAAACATCTCCTGCACACTTGTTAACTTGAAAATATTGTTTTCGGTTAACGACGACTGCCACTGCTTGCTTTCATTCTTTTGGCATCTTGACAAACTGAGAATACTGCCGGCATAATTATTCAGCCCAATCTTTGCATTGTCCGAGTCAATAATGGCTGCATATTTTTCAGTGCATCTCCCGAACGAGTTGGCAGTGCAGTCCCAACTGATATCAGAGTTTGCCCATGCATACTGCAACTGTAAAATTTGTCCACGGTAAGCATCAGCCTTCTGTCCGGGTGTGCAATCATTGGAAGTTATATTAAAATAATGTTTCTGCCATTCGCTGAGGTGTACCTCATCAGCAGGCTGCATTCTATTGAACCTAAGCAAAAAAGAAGACAGAAGTAAAAATGGCTTTGATTTGGCACTAATTaattgcactgtatttttcttcaacaaactttcttgaacaaaagCTCTATTAACCACGGGCAAACACTTTGGCTTTAAACTGCTCAGCCTATGCCACTGGCGCATGAAATGACTTAATCCAAACCAGCAACAAGATTATCTTGGCAATGTTTCCAAAGGTTTACTGATTTTGTTCACCGACTGAagttttttcccccccccccttgagCCAGTTTGTGTGTTTAAACCCCGTGgcaaacagagagagtgagaaagaagagGCTTTTACCTCAGTCCGCACCACGGGGGAAGGGAGTCACACACGGCGGCTGGCCATCAATCCCCCGCCTCACTATAACCTTGGAGCCATTGCGGGAGCCCTCTCCTATCAAATGCGGGCTGCCACCCCGTACCCCCCACTGTGACCTTTGACCCAGCCCTCTCgaaccgtcacgctgacccc
The nucleotide sequence above comes from Chiloscyllium punctatum isolate Juve2018m chromosome 8, sChiPun1.3, whole genome shotgun sequence. Encoded proteins:
- the fignl1 gene encoding fidgetin-like protein 1, with the translated sequence MQPADEVHLSEWQKHYFNITSNDCTPGQKADAYRGQILQLQYAWANSDISWDCTANSFGRCTEKYAAIIDSDNAKIGLNNYAGSILSLSRCQKNESKQWQSSLTENNIFKLTSVQEMFKSSKIARDLLVPASDASVVVGKTNSVANLDGHKIETSPTDTKDSVPKIKSVILCSDVPSRNVNENYPSDKYSASAFTCPKMVQDLLAAQSVTDDTSALKSTGTVSSTILKNLNGDPLFGLGTEAYCTMPQTGTVSGQCTPLNGNLAPDAPGSTSKRKSSQISRDGDSHTDMMYGHFQNRNWANYKQKNFDNMTRNTKSEDSSTAAVDEGFITCFKTAKEQLHVVQQKKFGNRSQSQRLPVTTLYNSSKKSLGTVRSRGLFGKLISPVSKQDNGDENGGLCSVPQENNSSEASLLVDERLKNLEPKMIQLIMSEIMDHGPPVNWDDIAGLEFAKTTIKEIVVWPMLRPDIFTGLRGPPKGILLFGPPGTGKTLIGKCIACQSGATFFSISASSLTSKWVGEGEKMVRAMFAVARCHQPAVIFIDEIDSLLSQRVDGEHDSSRRIKTEFLVQLDGAATSADDRILVVGATNRPQEIDEAARRRLVKRLYIPLPEMSARRQIVMKLMSHENCSLNPEELELIIEQSEGYSGADMTQLCREAALGPIRSIQIADISTITPDQVRPIAFIDFKNALVNVRPSVSLKDLELYEEWNKTFGCGR